AACAAAGCTTCTgagagagagaacatttgaacattttattGGCAGACACAGGTCCACATATTCTTATAGACAATAGAACTACCTTCAAGGCAAACTAGAGCCGTAAGGCTTTTGGTCTAAGAAGTTTTCAGTGTGTGCAAGAGATACCTTTGTATACTAGGGAGAGGTAAACAACCCACACACTTCGTTTGGTTCTTAAAGGTTGTTACTCAGACTTGACAGCTGATGATCAAGGAAGTAAGACTTTCACTAGAAGggctgttgtccaggttggaaaGCTGAGAGCAATCAGGGCCACCTCCTACAAGCAAATAAAGGTCTGTGGTAACTTAATTAGGATCTCTCAGTCTCTTAAGCCTTTAGGGCTGTGAAGCAGAAGAGCAACTCTGTTCAGGGACTCTTTGCCAATCATCAGGCTTCCTTTGGGCACAGCCTGTAACATTCGTGCCACTGTAGAACTCAATAGGGAATACAAGCAATGCCATTCAATAGCATGACCAATTCCAAGGCTCACAGCAAAGCAGCTGATTGTTGTATAAGAATCATACTTGCCCAATGTGCCAGTGCCAGAAATGAAAGCTGAAATTGAATTCTCGATTCAGGAAACAAAATCTAATAAACTCCTCGGCACAGAGTTTATTTATTCAGACAGAAATCAACAATGACAATAATAGTTAATATGTCTGCTTATCTTGTAAGTGTAGTTCTGAGCTTTACATTTGTCATCTCATTTACTCTTACAATATCCTTCATAAGGCTGACTGAATTACTAACCCCAGTTTGTAGATGAAGAGACTGCAGCTTAGAGCTATTAAGTATTTTCAAATCTCTCTGGCTATAAGACctaaaattgcattaaaaatctAAGAGACAGCGTTAGGACTCAAATCCATGTGTCCAAAGCTTATAATCACTATTCTATATGATAGGCAAGCAATTAAAGAAGACCTGGCTTAAACATTTTCTGTGGGAACTGAGGCAAGTCCTTTCACATCTGTAAACTAGGAACAGTATTTGCTGtcgttttttttttccacaaatgtcACACAGAACAAATTTGAGCCTGTTGCTGTGAAATAATTTAGCAAATGAAAGCATACTATAGAGTGCTTTAGATATCAATATTTTTATCCaattaacttttcaaaatgagTTTATTTGCCCATTGAAACTGAGGTACTTCTAGGACGATCAAGAGAGTCTTACCTAGAACAACAATCAACAGTTTCTGGAATGCGTCTGACAAAGCCTTCTGAATAGCAAGCTTCTGGGCTGTCTTCCTTTTCATAAGGAACGATAACGGTCCTAAATCCAACCAAAACAAATGGATTTAAGATGCCTATCTGAATGATAATTGCTAtatgtttaaaaactaaaaatgcacCCATGGTTCTTAGCTCATAACCTTTGTGATTAAGGACAGACGGCACAAGGGTATGGTTGAATGGCTCTGTTATAGGTACATCCTGGCAGGGCCCATTTTTACGCCTCCATCTAGTAGGGAAGTTCCTGAAGTACTAGAAGGGAGATAACAGCCAAGAACCTGGCACATGTCTCACATCACCCAGAGATTTCAAATTGATCAGTTAAGGCAACACTCCTACAGACCCTACCCTCCTGTGCATCAAGGGCTGGAATCACTCATCAAAAAAGGTTTggttggctggacatggtggcccatgcctgtaatcccagcacttggggaggctgaggcaggtggaggccaggagttcaagaacagcctggcgaacatggtgaaaccctgtctctattaaaaatgcaaaaattggccgggcgcggtggctcaagcctgtaatcccagcactttgggaggccgagacgggtggatcacgaggtcaggagattgagaccatcctggctaacacggtgaaaccccgtctttactaaaaaatataaaaaactagccgggcgaggtggcgggcgcctgtagtcccagctactcgggaggctgaggcaggagaatggcgtaaacccgggaggcggagctcgcagtgagctgagatccggccactgcactccagcctgggccacagagcgagactctgtctcaaaaaaaaaaaaacaaaaaaacaaaaatgcaaaaattagccaggtgtggtggcacacacctgtaatcccagctacctgggagtctgaggcttgaaccaggaagcagaggttgcagtgagctgagatcaggccactgcactccagcctgggtgacagagtgagactctgtgtctcaaaaaaaaagggctaggtctggtggctcatgcctgtaatcccagcactttgggaggccgaggtgggcagatcacttgaggtcaggagtttgagagcagcctgggcaacatggtgaaaccctgtctctaatgaaaacacaacaacaagaaaatagccaggtgtggtggtaggcacctgtaaccccagctacttgggaggctgaaatgcttgaacctgggaggtggaggttgcagtgagccgagatcacgccagtgcacttcagcctaggcgactGAGTGAGGctccatgtcaaaaaagaaaaaactttggtACAGATAATTTGGCTCCTCCCTGGGCATCACCCCCGGGAGCCTACTCCACTCCATTAGCCTACAGCCCTGCCTCTGACTTCAAACCCTAAGCCTGATGGTCATGAATactaaaaaaatactcaacattagTATCAATTGAGTACTCTTTCTAGGTATCTATATTAGACTCTTTTTTGGCTGAAACTCTTTtatgagtaaaaaaaaagaactgaatgtTTACACAAAAGTTTATGTAAATCTTTAGATGATGACCTGgcctggtagctcatgcctataaccccagcaacTTGGGatcctgaggcaagaggatctcttgaggccaggagttggagaccaggtgggacaacacagaaagaccccatctctaaaaataataataattagccaggtgtggtggtgcatgcctgtagtcctggctactcagaaggctgaggcaggaggatcccttgagcccagaagttggaggttacagtgagctatgatcatgctactgtactctagcctgggcaacagagcaagaccctgcctctaaaaaaataataaatagatttaaaaaaaaccaaaaactttagATGGTTTTGCTGGGATAACCGAGGGCTACAAGAGACACATATTTGAAGAACTATTTTAGCTCGAAGCAAGTTCTTAaccaaaaactgtaaaaacattacttccttcttcctcctaaGTTTCTTGGCAGGAAGTCAGCTGTACgattttaaatttaaaggttCAATCAGGTATTACCTACAGTAAAATCCTATACTGTAAGACAGAAAAACTCTGCCCAGGACTTCAGTAGCTCAGAGAGGGAAGGGCTTGATATGTATCCGAAAAGATGACTTTcggaaagtaagaaaaaaagaaagatccttTCCACGCCAAATCCCTACCCTCCTCCACTCCCAATGAAAACAGACCTTCTTCCACCTTATCCACAGGCTCCTCCACCAAGCCAACGCCAGGACTCCTGCAATCATAGGATGGCAACATCACCTCTAAAGCACAGAAGAACTTCAGGCTTTGCTTCGGAAGTGGCACCATGctatcttcattttctctttcttcaaggTCAGAAAGCTCCTGAAGCTGTAAGGATATTTAATGTAAGGTTCTTCCTAGGATCTTAATGTAGGCTTCAAAATGTTttgttattaaaagtaaaaacttggccgggcgtggtggttcatgcctgtaatcccagtactttgggaagccgaggtgggcagatcacgaggtcaagagattgagagcatcctggccaacatggtgaaaccctgtctctactaaaaatgcaaaaattagctgggcatcgtggcgggcgcctgtagtcccagctactcaggaggctgaggcaggagaatcgcttgtacccaggaggtagattttgcagtgagccgagatagcaccactgcactccagcctgacgacagagtgagactctgtctcaaaaaaacaaaacaaaacaaaaaaccagaaagcaagcaaacaaacaaaaacaacaaaaaaacaactaaattcCAGTCATTCAAGCTAACAGTTGAGGTATGCTATGGCTTCAAAATCAAGTTAGATTTGCAAATGAGTTGCTAGATAGAGACAACCATTTTTTATTATATGCCacaaaaacagtagagaaaattaTGGATACCACCATCCAAGTGACTGAGATTATTAATTCTAGGTAGCAGGCCAGTTCAGAAATGTCCACTTATCCTCAATGGTAGAGGCCTCTCACATCTCCTCCCTACAATCCAGTTCCATACTTCTGTCTAAAATCTAGGATTTCAATGTTGAAAGGAGAGTGTGGTTagtgaaaaaaaatctacaaggTTTACCTTGATGATCCTTTTGGACCACCCATTGAAACCAAAGTAGTAATTCGCCAGTTCTTGGCATCGGGAACTGTTCAGGGCAAGGGCTTGATGTTGAACTGCCTTATGTCTGGTGCCAAGACGAACCTAAAATCATAAGAGATAGACTCATAAATATCACAACCTGCTAGAGATTTTATTATGGATACATCTGAGATTTGTCAATACCAAGTGTGCAAAGAAAAATTGTTTCGGTCTTCCCATTCAGTAGCTCCTGCTTGAGAATATGACCTGAATATAGATAAGATGAACCCACCACCCATCCCCCTCCCCAAGTTACTAACCCCTGTTAAAAGATGAAATACaatcgggtgcggt
The Papio anubis isolate 15944 chromosome 17, Panubis1.0, whole genome shotgun sequence genome window above contains:
- the RDM1 gene encoding RAD52 motif-containing protein 1 isoform X3, with translation MAELVPFAVPIESDKTLLVWELSSGPTAEALHVRLGTRHKAVQHQALALNSSRCQELANYYFGFNGWSKRIIKLQELSDLEERENEDSMVPLPKQSLKFFCALEVMLPSYDCRSPGVGLVEEPVDKVEEGPLSFLMKRKTAQKLAIQKALSDAFQKLLIVVLESGKIAVEYRPSEDIIDVRCEEELHGLIQVHCSPWKQCGQEEEEYLSDFSLEEEEFRLPELD